TCCGTGGTGCTTGATTCATGCAGGGTGCTGCAGAGGTGGGCCGATTATGTTCTTCGTGGTGAGCAGAACATGTGGAGGTAAGACTGATCCCTAACAGCCAAACTAGAGTTGATTGATTGTTCTATTCCTCTTCTTGGTACCAACACATTTTTTGAATCTTCTATAGAGCTCTAATACTATACGTTGCTGCTGGAGCCCTGCCGGAGGCTTTGGATACACTCCGCAAGAACCAGCGGCCAGACACCGCCGCCATATTCTTGCTAGCCTGCCATGAGATCTACTCACAAATCGCCACGGAATCAGAGCCCACTGAGGACACGTCAGGTTCAGAACCGATGCCGGAGCAGACTGAGAAACTCCGGTTCCCTTCCAAAAATGTGGCCGAGGAGGACCTGATTGCAGTCAGTGAAGTGTTCGGGCAGTACCAGCAGAAACTGGTTCATCTTTGCATGGACACCGAACCCAGTGCTTATTGATCCTTGTGCGCCATGTCAACATGCTCTGTGGACTGTGGCTGATCTGCTCTTGTAATTGTAGTTTTCGGCGTCTAGCTTTGGCTTCTCCATTTTGTGAAGCTTCTCGACAGGTTGTAAGTTCCTTCCAAGTTTCTGCGAAGTTTTTTGTTTTGTCCGAGGTACCAAACACGGGATTAGGACTGCTGATGTGGCAGAATCTGGTGAACAGGAGGCAGGAATAGGCGTGCAGTGTTGTATCCTAGGTGGCAGTGGTTGGCACTGtttatatatagacacacagcAAGCATATTGTATTAACTACAAACTAGCATATAAATTTGTGTTAGAAGAGGGTGCAACGAAGTTTCCTTAGCCTGGATGCATTACTTTACATTACGCCTGCATGAAATTTCCTAAAGATAATCGTATATGCTTATCCGCATATGGATAATTGCTTCACGGCTTCAGGCCTTTGGAGCCGTCGGCCGTCGCTGTCATTGGATCAATCGTCCCCTTTCTAATCCGTGGAGACATTGTTTTGGAAGTTTGAAAGCAACGTTCTTGTTCTATATACTCCctctatttcaaattataagtcattccaagaatcttgcaTATactctccgtttcaaattataagttattccgagaatcttggagagtcaaaccatgtcaaagtttgaccaaaattatagaaagaaatataaagatttataacATTAAATAgatgcactatgaaaatatagctaacaaaaaatctaataatacttaattggtatcataaatagtattatcttgtcatataaatttgatcaaatttaaaaaattttggctctccaagatttttgaaacgatttataatttgaaacggaaagAGTATATGCGGCCTCCACGACTATGGGTCATGGATAACATATTTTCCTTAAACTTGAAAGCTTATTGCCTGATCTACAGAGGAGTTTTTTTTACTCTTAACACCATTTTTTAGTAACATTTTGCATCTGTGTTGTATCACCAAACTAATCAATGCCATTATCTCATAATTCTCGCCAAAGCGAGCAAATGTCTTGGCATTCCCAATTTGTCACGGTAGATTCGGACAATTCTCTCTACGGTAAAAACACTGGCAGGTAACTAAGCGGTCTGTGGTCTGAGCTGAGAGCGTGAGCTCAGCTGACCTGCGGCAGCACGGAATCGGGGTGTGTCCGTCCCACTCGGCCTCCGCTTCCCCGTTTTGTTAAACCGGATAACACCTACATAACCCGACGGGATTAGCATCCCACCAACGACACCTTGGCCGCTTCCCCCTTTGGTGCCTCCTGCCTCGCGGTCTGGCTGCGCCCCCACCTGATCGCCGGGGCCATCGCCTTCCTCCACCCCACCtctctccgccgccaccgcctcccagaGACGGGACCCGATCACGCGCGCAGACACCACGCGCGGCCGGCTGTACTCCGTCCCTCCCTCGTACTCCGCCGCTCCTGCTTCGCCCCTCCGGTTCGAGGTAAGAGAGAGGGCGAAACTTGTGAGATTTCACGGCGGGGCCAGCTGGATCGGACGATTCCTGCcctgcttcttccctttctaCTTTGCTGGAGCTTGGTTCGGTTGATTATTACGCCGCGTGATTGATCGTCTCTCGCGGCGGTTAGTTTTATctgtttgtttatttattatagTCTGCTCTGGCTTGGCGTTCGCAGGGAGATTTAGGGCATAGGGGGTGCCTGAGGAGCGTCGGCCATGCCGGGAGGAGAGGACGTCCGAAAGGTCTCGCGGCAGGACATACAGCTTGTGAGCACCCTCAGCATGATACCACCCCCTTTTCTCCTCGTTCATCCTGCttcctagttttttttttcttttagtcTGTGTTGTGGTACTCGGGTGACGGGTCCCGCATCAATCATGCAGAGGCAACCTTGAATCGTGTTGCTTGCATTATTGGATTTTTTTCCCCTGCATGCTTGGTTACCTTATAAGCTTGGTGAGAACTGAGATGTATGGGATGGCTTAGGGTTACAAATGGTTGTGGTGCTGCGGCAATTGTATACCCTCGTTAAGGCTTTGCTTGCACACTAGATCTTATAGTACTGCTGGGCTGGTACTGAATTGATGTAGGGGAAGAAGCGTGCATGGGGAAGAGAGGAGCGGCGAATTTATGACGCCACTAGGGTTTGCCACCTGTAAGAATGATGTGTATTAAAGGAAAAGCCGTGTGTTCCCATTGTCGCTTTGCGCTTTTGGatgtatctatttattaattatCCTTTATCATGACTTGTGCTTGCACTCTCATTTTGCCTCGGCCGTTATAAGTTTACCTCATGCAGATATCTGCACTTTATGGTTCCTGAAATGCCTGCATCTGTTTATCTCATCTATGCTCAAACAGCAATGACTACCGCATAcgtttctattttcttttaagAAGTTGTGATTGAAACATTTCCTCCTCATGATAGGATGCGCTAGTTCTTTTTTTGCACTTCAAGCAGTAAGTCCTCATTTGCAGAGTCTTTTTTGCAGGTCCAGAATCTCATTGAACGTTGCCTTCAGCTCTATATGAACCAGAAAGAAGTGGTTGATACTCTATCTTTGCAGGCAAAAATAGAACCTAGTTTCACTGAACTTGGTAATACTCTTGTAGTCTTGTATGCACAAAAGTCcctttttttcttaattttcaCTTTACATTTCACAAGTTTTGTACATGGTAGTTTTTGTAAATACAAAACTATTAGTTATTTAATTTAACAAGATTTCAAATCTGTAAATGACAGTGCATCATGATTGCAACATTGTGGGCTCTGCCACTCACTTAGCATAACATTTCCTCgaaattggaaaaaaaatatatttgagtATTGTATGTTTATTTTGTTAAAGCTATTGTCATGATGATGTTACTCTGGAGTCTGGGAGTCCCTTTTTTCATTGGTTGTGAACAACTATTACCGTCTATTGGGCATAGACATCTCTTGCTtagttgaaatatttttctttttgttgattTAATCTAATAATGTATTATTTTTACTTTTATTGGACCGTCATTTTATCATCCCGTTCTTTTATAGACTTGGGCAACTTGAATAAACATGCACGACCTGTGAACCAGAAACAAAAGAATGTTCTCTGTCATGGACCTAGAAGCTACGACTCAGCCACAAATGAACAGCCTGTCAACCAATTTCTGTCCTGTAATCAATTCATCAATGCGTAATTTGCTTTGCGCTCTAACTTTCTATGTTCAGATTTTGGATGTGGTTTGGGCTATGTGATTTTTTCATTGGTGCGAATACCTGCCTTTCTCAAGGAAATTTTCAAGGATGTTGGTGCTGTCCCATCATTATAATATTAACAACGGTTTCTTCATTTCCAGTTTACTTACTCATCATTCTTTTCTCCAGTATGGCAGAAACTTGAGGAAGAGAATCGTGAGTTTTTTAAGGCATACTATGTCAGGCTAATGCTTATGAATCAAATAGTAGCCTTCAATAAGCTCCTTGAGAAGCAGTATCAAATTATGAGTAAAGATCATCCTTCTGGAGTATCTTCTATGCCTCCTGCTGCTCCTAATGGCTCAAACTCTAGCGCATGTAAGTTTCTTTTTTTCAGCAGCTATACATCTGCACTAACTGCCAGCGGTTACAATAACTTCTTTAAACTATTATATCATTATGACTTTTTATTCTTAAGACATAAATGCAATGATACTATGGTCATTTCCATAAAACATTTACTATTTATCTTCTGATTCACTTAATCGCATTCCTGAAATATGACCTATAAAACCAATGGAGGTGATGAGTTCTAATATAGTCCAATGTTGCCTGTCCCAGTGAACCAAAATGTGCCCTTTCTGCCAGACACTATCCCCAGTACTGCAATGCAAGATAGCTTGCTGCGTAATGGAGGTTCTAGTGGTATAGTAAATGGTGCTGCATCCAGTGACCAATTTATCTATGCTGAAGTTGTTCATGGCCTTCCTAGTGGCATGGATGATTCATCAAGTCTGCTAGCAGCGCATAATTCTACTGTTGGGCAGTTTAATGGACACAATGGAACAACAATAAAGACAGAGGCTGGCTACTCGAGCAACTCAGATTTTGCATTCGGCAATGAGAATGTGTTCCTAGAGCAGTCGGTTGGAGATGTATCAGGAGGATCTTTTAGCAGTTCTGAATTGAATGGACCGCAATTAGGAGATCCAATTTTGGATGTGGAACCATCATTTGGTTTCTTGAGCCAGATCCCTCGTAATTTCAGCTTTTCGGATTTGACAGAGGATTTCAGCCAAAGTGCAGGTACTTTTATACGATATTGCTTATCATTTTTCTagtgttttctttcttcatcatTGCTATTTTATACATTTGTTGTGTAATGCATGCATTAAGGCATCTTATGTCTTTCACATGCAGAAATACTAGAGAATTATGGCCGATCCCCTTTTATTCCTTCTGAGACAAACAACTTTCCAGAGTCTATCACTGGAGAGCATACAGGTTAACCATTTTCCTTCCCCCAACCACTTGGCACAATACCACGATGCTCCATTTGCTAATGATTTCCTAAATGTTGATGTTGTTGTTGTGTTGAGGAAATAGGCGGCTAGATACAGTATCTGAGGGTGTTAATTTTGAAGATTTTGGAAGTGATTAATCAGCCTGTGATGGCACTGCATGAGGTAACTTCGTCAACAACTTTATGATTTTTGCAGTTACAAGGCAAATATTTGCAAGCAGATGTTCTTTTGTTTTAGTTTGTGTGCTTAACTTAGTTCCTGGTCTTGGCTTGgatttggttggtggggttgaTGCACAAATGATAAAGTTAAACAGAAACCTGTACCAAACTAAGGAGTTGATATACAGAGCAgggatgcaaaaaaaaaggatggCGAGTTTGCTGTACAGTGTAGATGCACTCCTGTACATTGTAGCCACCAAAAGCTGGCTTCAGAACCTAGCTAAAGAAGGAATTGTAGGGGAATCATAGTCTGCTGCATTACTAGGCAGTCAGCTCTGTATCTCACTGCAGAAACTGCTGTTAGACGGGCTTTTGTAACTGATACTTGCTGCTTGGCCTTGATTTTGAACAGAAGAAAATTAATCCAGCATTTAGACCTGCTGGTATCAATACTGTATTGCGTGCTCCCAAATTTACATTAACTTAAAATACTGATGGTGGTATGTGTCAGGTAATAGCAGTTTCTATACTGTTCCTAACTTGTTTGGTTGGTCATTCCTTCTGTGCAGGTTGAGCAGTGATGCACCGTTTGTACATACTATTTTGGTCAGAACAGTATCTACAATTGTGGTCAAGGAACTAGCTGATTTGGCAGAAACTGTTTCTTCTTCGGTTTTAGGTTCTGTGCTTTCTAGACTGCAAGCATGGATGACTTGTATGAAACCTTGTTAGACCCAATAATCTGTTATTTAAGGATGTAAAAGTCTGTGTTCTTATGTTCGCTGATGATTCTGTGGCGGTAACCTGTATTTGTTTAGTGTTAAGGTACAATAGCTGTGGTGGAAGCTCTATCCTTGACTTGTCCCGGTTGCACATATACTCTCTCCATACGAAAAGAAAGTTGTTTTGGACAAAGTTTGGgtcaaacattgggaatataaatcattaataacttttaagttgttgagtttcaaaatacaaaaatcatatgaatagatttgtcttgaaaaatattcataaaaatataaaatatatcactttgcgataaatatttttataaaaataagaagtcaaagttaAGCTTTGAAGACTGTGTCGTTGTCCAAATCTACTTTCTTTTCGAGTATAGAGGGAGTACCTGTCATGTTTCTTGTTTGTTACATTTCCTGGTTcctttttcattgcatttggcATCCGGTCTGACAGTCCTGCATGGTTAAGCTTCCGGTCTGTGTTTCTCTGCCAACTCCGCAATCTGCAGTCGGCGCGTTACTACACAATATACTAGCAGATCTTCCACCAAAGCATCGGGCCAGAGATTCTACTAGCTCTCAGTCCGAAGAATGAAAAGAACAAGTTGTCAACAGAATGCATGGTATCACACTCATTACTCGTATCTGAAGATTAGCTTCTCAACTGGTCTGAAAATTCGTGtgtataaaaaaaaattgtaattaGCAAAGAATTACATCCACTATGCAGCAgggtctgaaaaaaaaaacggtTCCTGCGGATGTTCTTGCCGTTGTCGACGATCTTGGTAGGCGGCACTGCGGACCCCGTCCCTGCGCTTCGACCGGGGAGGTCGTTATCGATGTCGAGCTTTCCTGATCTGTGTTGGTGCCTCCCATCCTCCCGGGCATCCTCTTGTAACCCAGCCGCCTATGGCTCTTGGAACCGTACGTCACCAACCCACGCTTGAAGTTGCGCCTCTTGAATCTTGATGCCACCTGCGTAACGCCACCAGTAACCGCGAACCGATCAAGAACATGTAGGAGAACAAATGCCTCACAAAGAGTGGCATTCCAATTGCAAAAGCAAGCGCTTGAAACTAGAACCAAGCCTTGGCAACAACTTCAAGGCACTCAATTTTCAGCTCACTAAGGATGCCAAAAAAATATCGTATTCTTATCTTTGCTGATAATGCTGACGTAGTAATCTGTATTTTTTTCAGTTAAGTTAGCATTAGCTGTGGTGGAAGCTCGACGTTAGGCTCTCCGCACTCATCACTCTCTAAATTCACTCTCCAAAAGAAATATTCCTGcctggtcatcgagattctcctCTCTATATTCAGTTTCGCTGCGCTCGTTCACTCTCTATATCTCTACTATATCCCAACTATCACATATTTTATTCAACTATCTCCACCTAACatctcattttcttttccttttcttttttttctctcttttattctccccttcttttctttccccTCGTCCGTCtcgcccccctcccctgctctctgtctctctctgtcgacccgccgccgctagcctctctccctccctcgcggcgcggaggtggatccatggcggcggcgccgcccatgGCGTGTCCGGCCACGCCTTCTCCCTGGTGAGCCGCGGGCTcggccctccgccccctcccatGGCCACGCGGCGAGCGGGTGGCTCCAGGCGGCCAGCGCGCCGAGCGCCCGAGGCCGGGGGCGGGGAGGTCAAGGAGCGGACGGGGCGGGGGCCAGGACATGCCCCGGCGTGTCCGTGCAGGGGCCCTGCGCGGCTCGAGCTCCGGCCTCCCACCGTCGTCCTCGCGCCGGAGCGGCCAAGGCGGCGGCCCACGGCCCCTCCCCTGCAGCAGCCGCCCATGgctgtggccgtggccgtggccgcgccgtggccacggccacggcccctCCCCTGCTGCAGCCTCCCTCGCGCCGGAGCGGCCAAGGTCGGCGGTGGGCATGTGTCCCCTGCAACTGCATCCCCTGCGAacggcggccacggcgacgCAGAGGTTCGCGCGGGGTGGTGGAGGCCGGCGCGCCTGCCCCCGGCGGTGGGCCTCGCGGTGGCCTCGTGCTCCCTGAGCTGGGCGCACGggcgcggtggccatggcggcggccctccccggctccctcggcggcgcgcgcgggcgcgggcggcggggcggggcgaggcggaggtggcggctcCATGGCGCACGCGGCCGGATCCCGCCGGCCTTCCTCCCTCGCCGCTTGGGTccatggcagcggcggcccTCCGCCCTCCTCCTTCGCCGCGCGGGTCCATGGCGAGCTGGGGGCGGCCGCTCCCTCGGGGGTCCTGCCGCCGCCAAGAATCCGCGGATGCCTCGCT
This window of the Panicum virgatum strain AP13 chromosome 1K, P.virgatum_v5, whole genome shotgun sequence genome carries:
- the LOC120643153 gene encoding uncharacterized protein LOC120643153 isoform X2; this encodes MPGGEDVRKVSRQDIQLVQNLIERCLQLYMNQKEVVDTLSLQAKIEPSFTELVWQKLEEENREFFKAYYVRLMLMNQIVAFNKLLEKQYQIMSKDHPSGVSSMPPAAPNGSNSSALNQNVPFLPDTIPSTAMQDSLLRNGGSSGIVNGAASSDQFIYAEVVHGLPSGMDDSSSLLAAHNSTVGQFNGHNGTTIKTEAGYSSNSDFAFGNENVFLEQSVGDVSGGSFSSSELNGPQLGDPILDVEPSFGFLSQIPRNFSFSDLTEDFSQSAEILENYGRSPFIPSETNNFPESITGEHTG
- the LOC120643153 gene encoding uncharacterized protein LOC120643153 isoform X1, coding for MPGGEDVRKVSRQDIQLVQNLIERCLQLYMNQKEVVDTLSLQAKIEPSFTELVWQKLEEENREFFKAYYVRLMLMNQIVAFNKLLEKQYQIMSKDHPSGVSSMPPAAPNGSNSSALNQNVPFLPDTIPSTAMQDSLLRNGGSSGIVNGAASSDQFIYAEVVHGLPSGMDDSSSLLAAHNSTVGQFNGHNGTTIKTEAGYSSNSDFAFGNENVFLEQSVGDVSGGSFSSSELNGPQLGDPILDVEPSFGFLSQIPRNFSFSDLTEDFSQSAEILENYGRSPFIPSETNNFPESITGEHTGNRRLDTVSEGVNFEDFGSD